The Sphingobacterium lactis sequence GGCCAAGGTTGTGCAGGATTTCCTCCTCGGTCTTGGTGTCCACAGCAGAGAGACAGTCGTCAAACATCAATATCTGCGGATCTTTTACTAATGCCCGTGCAATCGATACCCGTTGTTTCTGACCTCCGGATAAGGTAATTCCACGTTCGCCGATATGGGTGTCAAAACCTTCGTCAAAGGCAATGATGTTCTCATAGACCACAGCATCCTTCGCGGCCTGTTCGACTTTTTCCTGGTCCACCTCATCCAACCCAAAGGCAATGTTTCGCGCTATGGTGTCCGAAAATAGGAATACGGACTGCGGGACAAATCCGATCTGTTGGCGGAGGTTATCCAGATGAAAATCCTTGATGGGTTGCCCATCGTAGCGGATTTCGCCGGCATCGGTGTCGAACATGCGCAGGAGGAGGTTCGCCAATGTGGACTTGCCGGATCCTGTTTTCCCGATGATGGCCAAGGTTTCGCCAGGTCGGATATGGATATTGATATTATCGATGGCTTTGATGCCGGTATCCGGATAAGTAAATGACACATTCTTCAGCTGTATGTCTCCTTCCAACTTCCGGTCCTCAGTACCGTCCTTGATTTCCGACTGGGTATGGAGAAATTCATTGATCCTTTTTTGGGATGCTGCTGCCCGTTGAATTAGGGAGGTCACCCAAGCCAAGGACATGGCAGGAAACGTCAGTTGATTGACGTAGATGATAAATTCAGCGATGTTCCCCGCAGTGATATTTCCGGCATTGACTTCCAGACCACCCACGTAGACCGTGATAATCGTACTGAAACCAATCAGGAAAATAATCAGTGGGAAAAAGATCGCCTGCACCTTGACCAATCGCAGGTTGATGTTCCGGTAATTATCACTCTCCGTCCGAAAATTAGTCATTTTATCTTCCTCACGCGCATACGTCTTCACTACACGGATGCCGGAAAAAGTTTCTTGGACAAAAGAAGAGAGATTGGACAATTGCCGTTGGATGCGCTCGCTCCGGCGGTTGATGACCTTGTTCACGAACAAGATCAACACGGAGATGATCGGTATGGGGAGGAGGGAATAGGTCGCCAACGTGGCATTCACATTATACATCGCATAGATGATCATAATGGATAACACCACGGTATTGATGGCGTACATGATGGCAGGGCCGAGGTAATTTCGAACCTGGTTGACATCCTCGGTTGCCCGATTCATCAAGTCCCCAGTATTATTGCGTCTATAGAAGGCAAAATCCAGCTGTTGGTAATGCTGGTAAATTTCGTTCTTGATATCGTATTCTATGTGGCGCGAGGTCAGGATCAAAGTCTGGCGCATCATGAATAGGAAAATTCCCCGCAGCAGTGCGAGGACCAGCACCACAATACCGAAGAAAAGCAAGCTCTTGCTGAAGATGTCATAGATCAGTTCCTGCCGGTCGAAACCGTCATACAGTCGGTACAGATCAATGTTTTCCTTGACCAAGTCAAAAGCTTCGCGAATGACCTGTGCGGGCAGAATTCCGAAGTAATTGGAGATAATCACGAAGAT is a genomic window containing:
- a CDS encoding ABC transporter ATP-binding protein; this translates as MKELSYLNKFFYKYRWQIIPGIIFVIISNYFGILPAQVIREAFDLVKENIDLYRLYDGFDRQELIYDIFSKSLLFFGIVVLVLALLRGIFLFMMRQTLILTSRHIEYDIKNEIYQHYQQLDFAFYRRNNTGDLMNRATEDVNQVRNYLGPAIMYAINTVVLSIMIIYAMYNVNATLATYSLLPIPIISVLILFVNKVINRRSERIQRQLSNLSSFVQETFSGIRVVKTYAREEDKMTNFRTESDNYRNINLRLVKVQAIFFPLIIFLIGFSTIITVYVGGLEVNAGNITAGNIAEFIIYVNQLTFPAMSLAWVTSLIQRAAASQKRINEFLHTQSEIKDGTEDRKLEGDIQLKNVSFTYPDTGIKAIDNINIHIRPGETLAIIGKTGSGKSTLANLLLRMFDTDAGEIRYDGQPIKDFHLDNLRQQIGFVPQSVFLFSDTIARNIAFGLDEVDQEKVEQAAKDAVVYENIIAFDEGFDTHIGERGITLSGGQKQRVSIARALVKDPQILMFDDCLSAVDTKTEEEILHNLGRIMKGKTSIIIAHRISTIKNADHIIVLDDGKIIEEGTHEELLAQQGEYFSLYEKQLLEA